The Rhodamnia argentea isolate NSW1041297 chromosome 7, ASM2092103v1, whole genome shotgun sequence genome contains the following window.
ACTGCTGATCCTTCCCTAGACCCCTCCTTGTCTGCATCTCATCCAGTGTACCGGTCGAGTCGACCCGCAGGTTACCCTTTTAAACTAATCAAGAAAGCGGGACGACAACTGTACAATCCAACTTTCGTCCGGTTAGTTCAAATCAGTTACTTGATGATCTCAGTCCCTCATACTTTTACTATGCTCCTTTCATAAGACTGCTGTCAAATGCAAAAGAATGATGCAGTTCATGCCCATGGGTTGATTTTCTATTCAAATGGGCTATAATCTACATGCTCATCGGCGATTTGCAGCAAAGAAGCACACAAACAGACGGTGGCCAGGAAGGGCGAGTCCAACTCGGCGCATATCAGCCTCATGTTCTGATTACCCCCAAGCTTTATCCTCCCAGATATCGTATGGATTTGTTCTTTTCAATGCTCCACACGGACCAATTCATCACCTGAAAGCGAGAACAGGAAAATGACCCTCTTCTTCTTGCTCTGCCTCTCCTGAACTCAATAGCAGAGCACAAGCCCCAAATGGGTTGCAAGATCAATGCCTCGACCTCGCCGATTCTGCGCAAACTCCCGGCAATAAGAGCAAGAGTCGCTCCAAAATCCatctccttcttttcttcttcctacgCTCGAAATGATGGAGAACTCACTTCAACAGCCACAACCACTCAATTCCATCTCTCAAGACCGAATGCTTACAAGGTGGACTTCAAGACCCTTGGGGCTTGCAAGCTCGGCATCTCCAGATATCCCGATTTCGAGTACAATGCTCACGGAGGTACCGGAAGTGGGCACGGCTCGGTGGCATCGAACGGCAACCCGACCGGAGAAATATCGGTATCTTTCGACCCCGACACGCTTTCCATCCCGCCATTGACGAGCGTGACTACTAAATTCCTGGGATTGCCGTTGCCGCCTTTCCTGAGGATAGACATAGTTCCACAGCTGTTTGAAGGCAGGATTTGCCAAGAATCCGGCAAGGTAAAATCGCAGTAACAACTAGCCAGATGATGATCCTGATAAAACATTCCCATCGGTTCGTACTTTCAAATCGCAAACTTGTACTTGCAGGTCCATCTTCAATTCAAGGCGAAGTTTTGCTTCTCGGTCGGGAGCCTTTACAGAGCCCCGCCGCTGATCGTCGAGACCGTGCTGACGTCGGAGGAATCGAACGGGACGGTGAGAGGCGGCCGGGGAGAGAGACTGGACGAGGAAGGGAATTGTAGATTGGTGGGAGTGGCAAGCGTTGACCCCATCGATGACTTGTTGATGAACTCGTTCCTAGGACTTCCTGCCGAGTGCATCGCCAGCCTCAATGCTGTCATATCTCTCTctagttcatcatcatcatcatcataggGACATTTTGCTTTTGTAATGTCATACGATATGTTCATTTGCTCTACAAAAGTTAGTGTTCACATCTACTAAGAGAAGAGCTACATAGTTTGTACATTGAACTAAGTAGATTGACTATGAAACTTATCGATGTATGTATTATCTCGTGCAACGCTATATGTAGCTCAATTTTCTCTAACTAATCACTATCTCACGACCCTTCAATATCTTTCTTAATAGCGAGCTTTACTCGCCACCATCACGTgtcaagaaaaaaaggaagagatgcGAAACCATTCTAATTTATCTCTATTTCTCCTTATTTAGCGGCCATAGATAAACGTGTAATCCTAAATAGGAACCAAAAAAATCTCCTCAACCAAGAATAAAATCGTAAATGATCGAGTTAATGACTAGTCGCTTCTACTCTAAAATGGACATACTATTTAGGACATGTCATATCATTTTTGTCGAACTTAATAAAGGGTCTGTCGGGCGATCTATTAATTCGATCGAGGATTGATCAGCCATGCTGGAAAAAATTTGACAGCACTTCAACCCtaattcctcctttttttttttttttttacaacagtGTCTGTGAAATGGAtcttgtaataattttttaatggtGGTTAACTAGCAAGATTTGGGGGAAAAGACAGAAGCCATGCCGATAAACATCTGAGATCAGCTCTCCTTCAGAttctgctctgctctgctctgctcttctccattttcttagctctctctctctctctctctctctctcgctcttagAGGTCGGAGAGCGTCCGTCTTGTTCTGCTTCTTCACAAATCTTCGGTCTGATAGTTTTCCGATGGAACACGGTTCGTGACTTGGCCAGATGAGTCCCTCGCGCGCGCTTCTGCTCTTCGTCGCGCTCTTCTCTCTCGTCGCTGCTCTCGACGCCAGTGCCGGTGACGCCGATCCGATTTACAGgtgacttccttcttctcccgCTAGTTTGATTTTGTGTTCATTTCGCTCGATTGTTCTGTTCAGGATCCTTGCGGATCTGCTGAATAAGGTATCTTGTAAGCGTTCTTTGTGTTGGCGGTTCGCTTGGTCTGGTCGGATGGTGTTGGATTTTTGTTGGGGTGGGTGCGGATTCGGTCTTTGTTTGAGAAGTTGGCTTCGCCAATACAGAGTTGCTCATTTGTATTTGAGTTTATGAAAGAAATAAGACCTCGATCGATGCGTCTAACTAGAAAAGAAGATgggaaatgggaaaaatgaaaGCTTTCTTTTGAATCTGTATTGTTAGCCATCTGGTGGTTTATGGAGGTTTAAGAGATGCGAGTTGAAGTATGGTATTTAAGAAGCAATGGATTTTGACGGCTTGACGACTAGAAGTTTCACTAGTTAAATACAACAATTTGCTAATGCTATACGTTCTCTTGATTATGAGGGCGGGCTGGAAATTATGTGTGTCTATTCTAGGTTTTTATGCGCTGTCTGTGCATGCATTTCATTCTCTGCCGGTCCATATAAGTTACTTCACCCGCCATATTTGTTGTTAAGAGATATCAGGCAAAATCACGAGTACATTGCTTGATGTGCAAAGGTAAGGGGTCTAAGGACGTAGTTAAAATGTTAAGATGCATCTTCGTTCCCTGTGTATTTGGTTCCCTTtgcttgccttttcttttatcttgttTCCAATTATCACTAGAATAAAGGTCCTGCTTTGCTGAATGCAATTATTCCAAGAAGAGCTGATTGAACCTTTGTGTTTCTTCTGCTCtttgcttgttttcttttatggaTTCAAAGTagaaaagaagtagaaaaaaagtCCTTTCcctgaaatatttttcttttgtctttgaaTGGCTGTAGAGTTGTTCTTGTAAGTTGGCCTATCTACTTGCTTGTTTGAAATAAGTTCAATCCGGAAGGTTGCTCTTTGATTGGAATACTTTCCATTTCATCATGGCTAGTCTTGATGTTTTGCCAGGTCTTGCGTAGAAAAGTGTGAAAGTTCGGGGTGTGTGGGAGACAAGTGCTTCCAACATTGTAAATTTTCATCTGATGGCAAACCTATTGATGGTCCTTGGTATTTGCAAGAACCACTTTACCTTAGATGGAAACAATGGGACTGCCAGAGTGATTGCCGATATCAGTGTATGCTTGTGAGAGAAGAGGAAAGACAGAAACTTGGCCACAAACCTGTTAAATATCATGGGAAATGGCCGTTCAAGCGTGTCGATGGATTTCAGGTTTCCACATTTAATTTGCTTTCTAGCATTATCAAACTATGTTGAATGTATCTGATAGTATTTGATAGCACATATGCTCAACATGCATCTAAACTGATTTGCTTCCATCATCAGGAACCTGCCTCCGTTGCTTTTTCTGCGCTTAATCTTGCAATGCACTTTCATGGGTGGCTGTCCTTTTTCATCCTTTTGTACTACAAGTTACCTCTGAGACCAGATCAGAGAATATACTATGAATATACGAGCTTGTGGCATGTCTATGGTCTCTTGTCCATGAATTCCTGGTTCTGGAGTGCTGTATTTCACAGTCGGTAAGCATTGCTAAACATATGCTTTTCAGTTTGGTCAAGTTTTGTATCGTTGAGTGCCACCTCTTGTATCATGATTTTATTACCTGCCTTAATGAGTCGAGATCGGCTAATAGACTTCCTGCGTAGCATTAGAATGCTAACTCTGTTGAGCTGTCATTTTTACCTGGAAAAATGTCTTAACACTAGCCAGGATGCATCAGTTAGGTTAAACATTATGCAGTACTCTTTGGGAATTGATACCTATTCCTGATTGTAAATGCAATGAAAGAACCACCGGAATGTTATCGGGATACAATCCTGGAAATGTATCATAATAGGAATGTTATGCTACTCGAAGCTAGTAGTTCAATTTGActtttgtttctgttcccgTCGGCATTCTTCTCTTACGTGAGGGATGATAATGTCAAATTTGTCGCATCTCCCTCCCTTACAATTGATTGTAAAAAACTTATATCTGCTAATATTGTTATGTTTCATGCCTgcttcttgatgttcttttaATGTACTTACTTTCACAGAGATGTGGACTTCACAGAAAAGCTGGATTATTCATCTGCTGTTGCCTTACTCGGGTTTTCTCTCATATTGGCAATACTGAGATCATTGAATGTGAGAGACCAGGCTGCTAGGGTCATGGTTGCAGCTCCTTTTATTGCATTTGTGACCACACATATCTTATATCTCAACTTCTATAAGCTTGATTATGGTAAATACTTTCTTGTTTCTATATAATCAGTTCCCATTCACGCACCCATTATTTCTACAGTTGTTAAGAATGCCCTTCAAGATTGTGTTGGCGTCCCAATGTCTTGTAAATCCCTGTTGTTCCCTAATGCCATgaatttgaattgcttgaggcCATGCTTTGATGTTCTTATTATCAGATTTTTGCTACTCACAAAGGTTTTTTTACCCTTGATATATAGTCATTAATGCCTGGTGCAGTTTCACGAAATTGTTCGACCTGGATTTGTCGACATGAGGTCGGGAGTGCTATGTGAGTCTCTGATTTGCAATTTTCAGATGCTCATCCCTAGCTTTTCTGGGCGGATCTGTTTGCTTTCAAAAACTGTGGTTTTGTATATTTGATCTCCAGACCTGGATAAATGATAGTCCGTGGTGTTTCGAATAGCTTTATGTGTTTGTCACAAAGTTAGTGGTTATCACCGGCTAACCAGTGGACAACTTAATATTGGATTTGAATCAGTTTTATAATTGGCAACACCAACAATATTAGGAAACATGTATCAAAATAGTTGCTGCAGgttcccaaaatgaaaaaacagaTGCATGCATCTACCGATGCTACTGATCTATTTAGTCATATAATGGCTTGAATCCTTGTCTTGCTTGATATTGCGAGTCTGCTACCGGAAATGGTCTTAAAGATCACTCTATTGCAGGTCTGAACATGAAAGTGTGCATTGCGATGGGCGTAGCTCAGCTTCTTATATGGGCGATATGGGCTGGTGTCACTCGGCATCCTTCGCGCTGGAAATTGTGGGTGGTGGTCGTGGGTGGAGCTGCAGCAATGCTGTTGGAGATTTACGACTTCCCACCTTACCGGGGATATGTAGATGCCCATGCTCTTTGGCATGCCACTACCATTCCTCTGACATATTTGTGGTGGAGCTTTATTAGAGATGATGCCAACTTCAGGACATCGGCCctcttcaagaagaagaaatagacACTCTCACAGAAAACCCGGTTTATTGGAGTCACAACTCTTGAGCGGCAGACATAGCTCCTCCTTAGTTAAGTCTTCACACATTATAGTTCTGGCCAGCTTTCCCTTTGTTTGCTTCTCGTTTGACGAGAACTTGGTCTTCATGCGACATGTGATATGCTTGTAATGGAACTGGTCTTTGTGTTCTATTTCCCCCCCACCAGAAGAAAACAAGCAGATGAGAATTTTGATTTAGGTAGCTTAAAATTCGACTGtagatttcttttgtttctttcatagAGGATATAAGTTTCAGATTGTGCTCTCAAGGTTATGATTCGCATCTCATAAACTGGTTTTGATGCAAATTGCTTCTTGATGTGCTCGCACCTGTTCTGATGTTTGTTTAAGATTATTTGCAGCAGTAAAGAATTAAGTTCGGATCATGAACTTTCTCTTTGAATCGGAATTATTGTGGGGAAAATTCAGCTAGCAAtaacaaagaaggaaaatgctCGATGTCTAGTGATTAGTCTTTAATCTTTTGATTGCATTTATCAGCTTCCATCATTCTTGGAACCAAATTTCATGGGgaggattaccaaaaaagtcctaaattcatTGCAACTGTGCTAATTAggcctaaactttttttttttagctaattgagtcttaaaccttttgcatttgtgtcaatttaatccattcgatcaatttaggATAGAAATCGCTGACAAGGACGACGGCCGTTCTACGTGGCACAGTGGGCATTGACGtggttaatttttaataatatttcaatttttttagacttttttttccttcgcttcttcattcttcctctagccgatcgTCGTATCTTGGTGATCGGCTAGAGGCAAGATGTTGGCCTCACCCGCCTTGGCGAGGCTTTTCCTTGTCGTCCCCGGGCGAGGCTCGCTGTGGTTAGGTTGTGAGGGCAAGGTCCATCTTGCTAGTGGTCAATAGGTCGACCTCGCTTGCCCTTGCTTCTAGCCGATTGCCATAGCGACATATAGGACGATTAacatccatgtcagcgattttcgatcaaaattgattagacGGATAGAAgtgacaaaaatacaaaaggtttaggacttccaatTTCATGTCATGGGCAGTGATCAACATGAGAAAGCGGGATCGCAAATGACCAAGTACTCCAAATAGAGCCGTCAAATGGGTGAGTCGGGTCGAATTGACCTATATTAGCTCATTGTTATGCAATACAATTTTAGCTACCCATACCCTATCCAAGCCGTGCTCCGACTTCTTAATAGTTTTTCTCCTTAAATTGCTACTTCGGAAAAAACGGAGACTCTAAGGACCGGCTCGCCTAGTCAGTGAGGGAACTTGGGTTCTAGATGGGTCATGGGCTAAGCTTTCGCATGGTACATGAGCAACATTGAGACATGCTCGAGCGTCGTGCAGATAGATAAGAACACTTGTGCGGATGGTTCAGACTGAGAGCAGATCCATCCGTTTTTAACCTATATGGACATTTCCATTTGTACTGACCTATATTCAACATGACTCGCTAACACTACAACTCAAGGTAACCCGTCTCGAAACTTTTCGTTAGAATCAATTGACACGTGTTTATGTTAACTTTTGCAAGACTAAATTCAATGATATGTTTTTAGTTGATGAAATCGgcatttgcctttctttttttaatttcctaaagaaaaaatcttaaggttgtaagagagaaaatgattgatt
Protein-coding sequences here:
- the LOC115742971 gene encoding uncharacterized protein LOC115742971; this translates as MGCKINASTSPILRKLPAIRARVAPKSISFFSSSYARNDGELTSTATTTQFHLSRPNAYKVDFKTLGACKLGISRYPDFEYNAHGGTGSGHGSVASNGNPTGEISVSFDPDTLSIPPLTSVTTKFLGLPLPPFLRIDIVPQLFEGRICQESGKVHLQFKAKFCFSVGSLYRAPPLIVETVLTSEESNGTVRGGRGERLDEEGNCRLVGVASVDPIDDLLMNSFLGLPAECIASLNAVISLSSSSSSSS
- the LOC115742962 gene encoding post-GPI attachment to proteins factor 3-like, with translation MSPSRALLLFVALFSLVAALDASAGDADPIYRSCVEKCESSGCVGDKCFQHCKFSSDGKPIDGPWYLQEPLYLRWKQWDCQSDCRYQCMLVREEERQKLGHKPVKYHGKWPFKRVDGFQEPASVAFSALNLAMHFHGWLSFFILLYYKLPLRPDQRIYYEYTSLWHVYGLLSMNSWFWSAVFHSRDVDFTEKLDYSSAVALLGFSLILAILRSLNVRDQAARVMVAAPFIAFVTTHILYLNFYKLDYGLNMKVCIAMGVAQLLIWAIWAGVTRHPSRWKLWVVVVGGAAAMLLEIYDFPPYRGYVDAHALWHATTIPLTYLWWSFIRDDANFRTSALFKKKK